In one window of Heptranchias perlo isolate sHepPer1 chromosome 4, sHepPer1.hap1, whole genome shotgun sequence DNA:
- the LOC137320673 gene encoding putative nuclease HARBI1: MSEGLCVRRLHFSKEVISHLCEMLQGDFQPRSTSCRPLSVALKFNARRLFQAGTGDMCNITQNAARVCIQQVTEIIFRRVSEFIGCDMSPARQRERPIASHRITGFPRVQGAVDGTHVPLKAPRHAPVTHINRKRFHSLNVMILCDADLQIMNVNVDHRGSAHDTFVLRHSNLEDSFTRAQQGPGWVLSDEGYPLKPWLMTSYHRTNSAAQERYYHACVCTRQVVERTIGVLESCFRTDRGELCSTRLSKWRGLW; this comes from the coding sequence ATGTCGGAGGGGCTATGTGTGAGGAGACTTCATTTTAGTAAAGAGGTGATCAGCCACCTCTGTGAAATGTTACAAGGGGACTTTCAGCCACGTTCTACCTCCTGCAGGCCCTTGTCAGTAGCCCTCAAATTTAATGCACGCAGATTATTTCAGGCAGGCaccggtgacatgtgcaacatcacccAGAATGCTGCGAGAGTCTGCATTCAGCAGGTCACGGAGATCATATTCCGCAGGGTTTCTGAGTTCATCGGCTGTGACATGTCCCCAGCACGGCAAAGGGAGAGGCCTATCGCATCCCACAGGATCACTGGATTCCCCAGAGTGCAGGGGGCTGTGGACGGAACCCATGTGCCATTGAAGGCACCCCGTCATGCACCTGTCACACACATCAACAGGAAAAGGTTTCATTCATTAAATGTGATGATCCTTTGCGATGCCGATCTGCAGATCATGAATGTTAATGTAGATCACCGGGGAAGTGCTCATGATACCTTCGTCCTTCGACACTCAAACTTAGAGGATTCCTTCACCAGAGCGCAGCAAGGACCTGGGTGGGTCTTAAGTGACGAGGGCTACCCGCTGAAGCCATGGCTGATGACATCCTACCACAGGACCAATAGTGCAGCACAGGAGAGGTACTACCATGCCTGCGTGTGCACGCGCCAAGTAGTGGAGAGGACAATAGGGGTGCTGGAATCGTGCTTCCGGACAGATCGAGGGGAACTTTGCAGCACTCGCCTGTCAAAGTGGCGAGGATTGTGGTGA